Proteins encoded together in one Camelus dromedarius isolate mCamDro1 chromosome 11, mCamDro1.pat, whole genome shotgun sequence window:
- the LOC105100997 gene encoding glycosylation-dependent cell adhesion molecule 1 has protein sequence MSPGPTMNQVPRAHPYPEINKAPAKRPPRNTKQSPQENRSCSSPTMKFFAVLLLASLTSASLASLNEPKDEIYMESQPTDTSAQVIMSNHQVSSEDLSMEPSISREDLVSKDDVVIKSARRHQNQNPKLLHPVPQESSFRNTATQSEETKELTPGAATTLEGKLVELTHKIIKNLENTMRETMDFLKSLFPHASEVVKPQ, from the exons ATGTCCCCAGGTCCAACCATGAACCAGGTTCCCAGAGCCCATCCGTACCCCGAAATAAATAAAGCCCCTGCCAAGCGTCCTCCTCGCAACACCAAGCAGTCTCCCCAGGAAAACagatcctgctccagccccaccatGAAATTCTTCGCCGTCCTGCTGCTGGCCAGCTTGACCTCCGCCTCTCTTGCCAGCCTTAATG AGCCAAAAGATGAAATCTACATGGAGTCTCAGCCCACAGATACTT CTGCCCAGGTCATCATGAGCAACCATCAGGTCTCCAGTGAGGACCTTTCTATGGAGCCTTCCATCTCCAGAGAAGATCTGGTTTCCAAAGACGATGTTGTGATCAAATCTGCCAGGAGACACCAGAATCAGAATCCCAAGCTGCTTCACCCCGTGCCACAGGAGAGCAGTTTCAGAAATACTGCCACTCAATCAGAAGAGACCAAAGAACTCACTCCTGGGGCTG CAACAACCTTAGAGGGAAAACTGGTGGAGCTCACTCATAAAATCATAAAGAATCTGGAAAACACCATGAGAGAAACCATGGACTTTCTGAAAAGCCTGTTCCCTCATGCCTCTGAAGTCGTGAAGCCCCAATGA